A DNA window from Hevea brasiliensis isolate MT/VB/25A 57/8 chromosome 2, ASM3005281v1, whole genome shotgun sequence contains the following coding sequences:
- the LOC110632840 gene encoding scarecrow-like protein 18 produces the protein MLGSLNSSSHDQEKEEALDLRYQQIPQAPSVAPRGTTSGFTSSAIHMRQLLNTCAERISQSDFSAAQRLISVLSASSSPYGDSRERLVHQFVKALSLRLSPHGAAMGSVLMNITNPPSGGGGGGGGVTGVASSAINVGSLIAGESEEALQSCYLSLNQITPFIRFSHLTANQAILEAIEVGQQAIHIIDFDIMHGVQWPALMQALAERSSNTLYPPPMLRITGTGHDLNILHRTGDRLFKFAQSLGLKFQFHPLLLLNNDHSSLPSAITLLPDEALAVNCVLYLHRLLKDDSRNLRIFLHRIKALNPKVVTIAEREANHNHPFFIQRFLEALDHYTALFDSLEATLPPNSRERLAVEQIWFGREIMDIVAAEGEDRRERHERFESWEMMLRSVGFTNVPLSPFALSQAKLLLRLHYPSEGYDLQILNNSFFLGWQNRALFSVSSWH, from the coding sequence ATGCTGGGTTCTCTAAATTCTTCTTCTCATGACCAAGAAAAAGAGGAAGCCTTAGATCTGCGGTACCAGCAGATTCCACAGGCCCCATCTGTAGCACCCAGAGGTACTACTTCTGGGTTCACTTCATCAGCAATCCATATGCGTCAATTGCTCAACACCTGTGCAGAGCGCATCTCTCAGTCTGACTTCTCCGCCGCCCAACGCCTCATCTCTGTTTTGTCTGCTAGCTCTTCCCCTTACGGTGACTCTAGGGAGAGGTTGGTTCACCAGTTTGTTAAAGCACTTTCTCTCCGCCTCAGTCCCCATGGAGCTGCCATGGGCAGTGTCTTGATGAATATTACAAATCCTCCTTCTGGTGGCGGTGGCGGTGGCGGTGGCGTTACTGGTGTTGCCAGCAGTGCCATTAATGTGGGTTCCTTGATTGCTGGAGAATCCGAGGAGGCTCTTCAATCTTGCTATCTTTCCCTAAACCAAATAACCCCATTTATAAGGTTCAGCCATTTAACTGCAAATCAGGCGATCTTGGAAGCTATAGAAGTAGGGCAACAAGCCATTCACATCATAGACTTTGATATTATGCATGGAGTGCAATGGCCTGCATTGATGCAGGCTTTAGCTGAGCGTTCCAGCAACACCCTTTACCCTCCTCCCATGCTCCGAATCACCGGAACTGGCCATGATTTGAACATTCTACACAGGACTGGAGACCGTCTTTTCAAGTTTGCTCAGTCACTAGGCCTCAAATTCCAATTCCATCCCCTTCTCCTCCTCAACAATGATCATTCTTCCCTTCCCTCAGCCATTACCCTTCTGCCAGATGAAGCCCTTGCGGTAAATTGCGTCCTCTATCTGCACAGGCTCTTGAAGGACGACTCTCGCAACCTTCGCATCTTTCTCCACAGAATCAAGGCCTTGAACCCCAAGGTGGTTACCATAGCAGAAAGGGAAGCTAACCACAACCACCCTTTCTTCATACAGAGATTCTTGGAGGCTTTGGATCACTACACTGCTCTCTTCGATTCCTTGGAGGCAACCCTACCTCCCAATAGCAGGGAGAGGCTTGCCGTAGAGCAGATATGGTTTGGAAGAGAAATCATGGACATAGTGGCAGCAGAGGGAGAAGACAGAAGAGAAAGGCATGAAAGATTCGAATCATGGGAAATGATGCTAAGGAGTGTAGGCTTCACTAATGTTCCCTTGAGCCCTTTTGCACTCTCGCAGGCCAAGCTCCTCCTGAGGCTTCATTATCCTTCTGAAGGTTACGACCTGCAGATTCTCAACAATTCTTTCTTCTTAGGTTGGCAGAATCGTGCTCTTTTCTCAGTCTCTTCCTGGCACTAA